The Exiguobacterium mexicanum genome includes a window with the following:
- the rsgA gene encoding ribosome small subunit-dependent GTPase A, whose protein sequence is MKGTIIRLQGGFYDVMTEEKQEIRCRARGNFRNRNISPVVGDDVDIQDQGDGTGYILAVDERSNHLVRPPIANIDQAFLLFSVKEPAFSFHLLDRFLVLIESKQVHPIIVLTKMDLLTESEREKIHEAAALYRSIGYEVIETSTEDGSGIEKIRGSFKDKTSVFAGQTGVGKSSLLNAVAPELELATGKISKSLGRGKHTTRHVTLITLADGLVADTPGFSSLEFPEELEVEEMRWCFPEFVERHDDCKFRGCAHLNEPGCAVKAAVEAGEIASTRYENYVTFMAELNDRQRRY, encoded by the coding sequence ATGAAAGGTACGATTATTCGATTACAAGGCGGATTTTATGACGTCATGACGGAAGAAAAACAAGAGATCCGTTGTCGCGCCCGCGGCAATTTCCGCAACCGGAACATCTCGCCGGTCGTCGGTGACGATGTCGACATCCAAGACCAAGGGGATGGTACCGGTTATATATTGGCTGTTGACGAGCGGTCGAACCATCTCGTCCGCCCGCCGATTGCCAACATCGATCAAGCGTTCTTGTTATTCTCGGTAAAAGAGCCGGCGTTCTCGTTCCATCTGCTCGACCGTTTCCTCGTCTTGATCGAGTCGAAGCAAGTCCATCCGATTATCGTTTTGACGAAAATGGATTTGTTGACGGAGTCGGAACGGGAGAAGATTCATGAAGCAGCGGCTTTATATCGTTCCATCGGCTATGAGGTCATCGAGACGTCGACCGAGGACGGGTCGGGGATCGAAAAAATCCGCGGGTCGTTTAAGGATAAGACGAGTGTGTTCGCCGGACAGACCGGGGTCGGTAAGAGTTCGCTCTTGAACGCAGTCGCACCTGAGCTTGAACTTGCGACCGGGAAGATCTCGAAATCACTTGGGCGCGGTAAGCACACGACGCGTCACGTCACGCTTATCACGCTCGCTGACGGGCTCGTGGCCGATACGCCTGGTTTCTCGAGCCTTGAGTTCCCAGAAGAACTCGAAGTCGAAGAGATGCGCTGGTGTTTCCCTGAGTTCGTCGAGCGGCATGATGACTGTAAATTCCGCGGTTGTGCCCATTTGAACGAACCAGGTTGTGCCGTCAAAGCGGCCGTCGAGGCGGGAGAAATCGCTTCCACCCGCTATGAGAATTATGTTACGTTTATGGCAGAGTTAAACGATAGACAACGGAGGTACTGA
- the recG gene encoding ATP-dependent DNA helicase RecG encodes MSRSEALTTLKGVGPEMAKKLETMGLERIEDVLEHVPFRYENYNSGTVTTAIHGDLVKWSGTVQAEPLVRYYSKGKNRLQFRLLLEERYVVHVTMFNRAFYKDKLTLGATVTVKGKWDMNRMTISATDLEFGELSDGLQPIYSLRAGLTQKNFSRIVKLAFEQTTSFEDRLPELIRQRYRLEDREAMLKGMHFPDSVETYKQARRSYVYEECLLYQLKLQAFRKMERSGKGRALTLDKPQLNEFVKQLAFPLTGAQTRVIREIVGDLEVPERMNRLLQGDVGSGKTVVAAIALYATVSAGYQGALMVPTEILAEQHLASLQALFEPYGIRVGLLTSSVKGKARTELLQAIKAGDVDIIVGTHALIQGPVEFSRLHLAITDEQHRFGVEQRKMLRDKAELADVLYMTATPIPRTLAISAFGEMDVSTIDEMPAGRKPIETYWAKTDQIDRVHAMVDRELTLGRQAYVIAPLIEESDTLEVESATALYEVLRERFPNYAVGLMHGKLSSTEKDDVMKAFASNALQILVSTTVVEVGVNVPNASLIIIHDAERFGLAQLHQLRGRVGRGADQSYCILVGDPKSDVGKLRLKTMTETNDGFVLAEKDLELRGAGDFFGTAQSGLPSFRVADPVLDLKVMEVAMQDAVRLLGSEAFWNEATYAPLRQYLKRLDLLVGSRLE; translated from the coding sequence ATGTCGAGAAGTGAGGCGCTGACGACGCTCAAAGGGGTCGGGCCAGAGATGGCCAAAAAATTAGAGACGATGGGTCTCGAACGAATCGAGGACGTGCTGGAGCACGTTCCGTTTCGTTATGAAAATTATAATAGCGGCACGGTAACGACGGCCATCCACGGCGACCTCGTCAAATGGAGCGGTACCGTCCAAGCGGAACCGCTCGTCCGTTATTACAGTAAAGGCAAGAACCGGCTCCAATTTCGGCTATTGCTCGAGGAACGCTACGTCGTCCACGTGACGATGTTCAACCGGGCGTTCTATAAAGACAAGCTCACGCTCGGCGCCACCGTGACGGTCAAAGGGAAATGGGACATGAACCGGATGACAATCAGCGCGACCGACCTCGAGTTCGGTGAACTGTCGGACGGGCTGCAACCGATTTATTCGCTTCGGGCCGGGTTGACCCAGAAGAACTTCAGCCGGATCGTCAAGCTTGCGTTTGAACAGACGACCTCGTTCGAGGACCGCCTGCCGGAATTGATTCGGCAACGCTATCGTCTCGAGGATCGGGAGGCGATGTTAAAAGGGATGCATTTCCCTGATTCGGTCGAGACGTACAAACAGGCACGCCGCAGTTACGTCTATGAAGAATGTCTGCTCTATCAATTGAAGCTTCAGGCGTTCCGGAAGATGGAACGGTCGGGTAAAGGCCGTGCCCTCACGCTCGATAAGCCTCAATTGAACGAATTCGTCAAACAACTTGCATTTCCGTTGACCGGGGCGCAGACGCGTGTCATCCGGGAAATCGTCGGGGATTTAGAAGTGCCAGAACGAATGAATCGGTTGCTACAAGGGGATGTCGGGAGCGGAAAGACAGTCGTTGCCGCGATCGCCTTGTATGCGACGGTGAGCGCCGGCTATCAAGGGGCGCTCATGGTCCCGACCGAAATTTTGGCTGAACAGCATCTCGCCTCGCTTCAAGCGCTGTTTGAGCCGTATGGGATTCGAGTCGGTTTATTGACGAGTTCGGTCAAAGGCAAGGCCCGTACTGAGTTGCTTCAGGCCATCAAAGCGGGGGACGTCGATATCATCGTCGGGACGCACGCCTTGATCCAAGGGCCGGTCGAGTTCTCGCGCCTACATTTAGCCATCACCGACGAGCAACACCGGTTCGGAGTCGAACAGCGCAAGATGCTCCGTGACAAGGCGGAGCTCGCCGACGTGCTCTATATGACGGCGACACCGATTCCACGGACGCTCGCCATCAGTGCTTTCGGCGAGATGGACGTTTCGACGATCGATGAGATGCCGGCCGGCCGGAAACCGATCGAGACGTATTGGGCCAAGACCGACCAAATCGACCGGGTCCACGCGATGGTCGACCGTGAACTGACGCTTGGACGCCAAGCTTACGTGATTGCCCCGCTCATCGAGGAATCGGACACGCTCGAGGTCGAGAGTGCGACTGCGCTCTACGAAGTGTTGCGGGAACGTTTCCCAAACTATGCGGTCGGTCTCATGCATGGAAAACTGTCGAGCACCGAGAAAGATGACGTGATGAAGGCGTTCGCCAGCAATGCCCTCCAAATCCTCGTCTCGACGACGGTTGTCGAGGTCGGCGTGAACGTCCCGAACGCCTCGCTGATCATCATCCATGATGCGGAGCGGTTCGGCTTGGCGCAACTACACCAGTTGCGCGGACGCGTCGGTCGAGGCGCCGACCAATCTTATTGTATATTGGTAGGGGACCCGAAGTCCGATGTCGGCAAACTTCGTTTGAAGACGATGACGGAGACGAACGATGGATTCGTCTTGGCCGAGAAAGACTTGGAATTGCGCGGGGCCGGTGATTTCTTTGGGACGGCCCAAAGCGGTCTTCCGAGCTTCCGCGTCGCCGATCCCGTACTTGATTTAAAAGTGATGGAGGTAGCGATGCAAGACGCGGTTCGTCTGCTCGGCAGCGAGGCGTTTTGGAATGAAGCGACGTATGCGCCGCTCCGTCAATACTTGAAGCGACTCGACTTACTCGTCGGGAGCCGCTTGGAATGA
- a CDS encoding IS1182 family transposase encodes MMPDLPNMPPSPYAALYDLLIPADDELRLIHDLVPFDFITKLLEDTYCHDNGRMAVHPVRMFKYLFLKAHSNLSDVDLVRRAKTDLAYKYFLDLAPEDDVINPSSLTKFRRQRMADDELLDKLIEHTVEVAKGMGLLKSRTLIVDATHSRARYGQKPIGQAIIEEAKGLRHACYKETNDAKGRFPEKANESDIDQLLSYALAVAETVEGEMPELMAREHIRDRVNRVREFAEDAHVELQVSRDPDARTGHKSADSSFFGYKHHLAMTEEGIITAVVVTSGEASDGHQMSRLVEKSHRAGAEFDHIVGDGAYSSRDNLIYAASQGCKLVAPLNPQVYSPAPNRVEGFTYNKDAERYVCPAGHMAVRKARGGRKDVGKNQVESHFFNIELCKQCPLRKGCYKDGAKSRSYSVSLKSREHSDQLDYGQTDDFKDHRRKRFAVEAKNSQLKNPQGLARNKTPDLKGMTLQSVMAIVAVNLKRIITLRKEKTD; translated from the coding sequence ATGATGCCCGACCTGCCGAACATGCCGCCGAGCCCATACGCTGCCCTTTATGACCTGTTGATCCCGGCCGATGACGAGCTACGGCTCATCCACGACCTCGTCCCGTTCGATTTCATCACCAAGCTGCTCGAGGACACGTATTGCCATGACAACGGTCGGATGGCCGTCCATCCTGTCCGGATGTTCAAGTACCTGTTCCTGAAGGCGCACTCGAACCTGTCCGACGTCGACCTCGTCAGACGGGCGAAGACCGACCTCGCCTACAAATATTTTCTGGATCTGGCACCGGAAGATGACGTCATCAATCCTTCCTCGCTCACGAAGTTCCGTCGTCAGCGCATGGCCGACGACGAGCTGCTCGACAAGTTGATCGAGCACACGGTCGAGGTCGCGAAAGGGATGGGACTGCTCAAGTCACGAACATTGATTGTCGACGCGACCCATTCCCGTGCCCGGTATGGGCAAAAACCGATCGGGCAGGCGATCATCGAGGAAGCGAAGGGGCTCCGTCATGCATGTTACAAAGAGACCAACGACGCGAAGGGACGTTTTCCGGAGAAGGCAAACGAGTCAGACATCGACCAGCTCCTCTCGTATGCGCTCGCCGTCGCCGAGACCGTCGAGGGCGAGATGCCTGAGCTGATGGCGCGCGAACACATCCGTGACCGTGTGAACCGTGTCCGCGAGTTCGCGGAGGATGCGCACGTCGAACTTCAAGTCTCCAGGGATCCTGATGCCCGGACCGGGCACAAGAGTGCCGACTCATCATTCTTCGGTTACAAACATCATCTCGCGATGACGGAGGAGGGCATCATCACGGCCGTCGTCGTCACATCCGGCGAAGCGTCGGACGGGCATCAGATGTCGAGGCTCGTCGAGAAGAGCCACCGCGCAGGGGCCGAGTTCGACCACATCGTGGGCGACGGGGCCTATTCGAGCCGGGACAACCTGATCTATGCCGCCTCGCAAGGGTGCAAGCTCGTCGCGCCATTGAACCCACAAGTCTACTCGCCGGCACCGAACCGCGTCGAGGGTTTCACCTACAACAAGGATGCCGAACGTTACGTCTGCCCAGCCGGGCATATGGCCGTCCGCAAAGCCCGTGGCGGACGGAAGGACGTCGGAAAGAACCAAGTGGAGAGCCATTTCTTCAACATCGAGCTGTGCAAGCAATGTCCGTTACGAAAAGGCTGTTACAAGGACGGCGCCAAATCCAGATCCTATAGCGTGTCGTTGAAATCAAGGGAGCACAGCGATCAACTTGACTATGGGCAGACCGATGACTTCAAGGACCATCGTCGGAAACGCTTCGCCGTCGAGGCGAAAAACAGTCAACTGAAGAACCCACAAGGTCTGGCGCGCAACAAGACGCCAGACCTGAAAGGCATGACGTTACAGAGCGTGATGGCCATCGTCGCAGTCAATCTGAAGCGAATCATCACCCTCCGGAAAGAGAAAACGGATTAA
- the thiT gene encoding energy-coupled thiamine transporter ThiT — MKQRLKLQALIEISLFAALGLIFDLLIPFRMPQGGSISLAMLPIFVMAYRHGLKGGLATGALVGTLQLLFGAYIFTPVQFLLDYTFAYGVVGMAGLFAGQVKRAAKDEAKKTLVVYLVLGALLGSLLRYGAHVLSGIVFFAEYAEGPVVAYSFAYNMTYMLPSFLVSAVVLVLLFVSVPRFATLATRGLR, encoded by the coding sequence ATGAAACAACGTTTAAAACTACAGGCGCTCATTGAAATCTCATTGTTCGCCGCACTCGGCTTGATCTTTGATTTGCTCATCCCGTTCCGGATGCCGCAGGGCGGATCGATCAGCCTGGCGATGTTGCCGATCTTTGTGATGGCGTACCGCCATGGATTAAAAGGCGGACTGGCGACAGGAGCGCTCGTCGGAACGCTGCAACTGCTGTTCGGGGCCTACATCTTCACACCGGTCCAGTTCCTGCTCGACTACACGTTCGCTTACGGTGTCGTCGGGATGGCCGGACTGTTCGCTGGTCAAGTGAAACGGGCCGCCAAGGACGAGGCGAAAAAGACGCTCGTCGTCTACTTGGTGCTCGGGGCGCTCCTCGGTTCTTTGCTTCGCTACGGCGCCCACGTCTTATCAGGGATCGTGTTCTTCGCCGAGTACGCGGAAGGGCCGGTCGTCGCCTATTCGTTCGCTTATAACATGACGTATATGTTGCCGTCCTTCCTCGTGTCGGCCGTCGTCCTCGTTCTCTTGTTCGTCTCGGTACCACGTTTCGCCACGCTCGCGACCCGGGGTCTCCGCTAA
- the rpmB gene encoding 50S ribosomal protein L28, with amino-acid sequence MARKCYVTGKSPKSGNNRSHALNKTKRTWGVNVQKVRILVDGKPKRVWVSARALKSGLVERV; translated from the coding sequence ATGGCACGTAAATGCTACGTAACAGGTAAATCACCTAAATCAGGTAACAACCGTTCGCACGCACTCAACAAGACAAAACGCACTTGGGGTGTAAACGTACAAAAAGTTCGTATTCTCGTTGACGGTAAACCTAAACGAGTTTGGGTTTCAGCTCGCGCTCTTAAATCAGGTCTCGTTGAACGCGTATAA
- the sdaAA gene encoding L-serine ammonia-lyase, iron-sulfur-dependent, subunit alpha: MFKSVEELVRTATERGIPISEVMIEQEVHVRRSTREDVVGMMERNLEVMEEAVARALEGVTSVTGLTGNDAVLMTDYIRSGKSLAGDLILDAVAKAIGTNEVNAAMGRICATPTAGSAGVVPGTLFAVKERLKMDRDAMVRYLFTSGAFGFVVANNASISGAAGGCQAEVGSATGMAAAAIVEAAGGTPEQSATAFAIALKNMLGLVCDPVAGLVEVPCVKRNAMGGANAIVAADMALAGITSRIPCDEVISAMHEIGQMMPTALKETARGGLANTPTARRLERNIFGEKENVEK, encoded by the coding sequence ATGTTTAAATCAGTAGAAGAATTAGTCAGAACGGCAACGGAACGAGGGATTCCGATCTCAGAAGTGATGATCGAGCAAGAAGTGCACGTCAGACGCTCGACGCGTGAAGACGTCGTCGGCATGATGGAACGCAACCTCGAGGTGATGGAAGAAGCGGTTGCGCGGGCACTCGAAGGCGTGACGTCTGTGACGGGGTTGACGGGGAATGACGCCGTGCTCATGACCGACTATATCCGCTCTGGCAAGTCGCTCGCTGGGGATTTGATTTTAGACGCGGTCGCCAAAGCGATCGGGACGAATGAAGTCAACGCGGCGATGGGACGCATCTGTGCGACCCCGACGGCCGGCAGCGCCGGTGTCGTACCGGGTACGTTGTTTGCGGTCAAAGAGCGTCTGAAAATGGACCGTGACGCGATGGTCCGCTACTTGTTCACGTCTGGTGCGTTCGGGTTCGTCGTAGCCAACAACGCCTCGATTTCAGGGGCGGCCGGTGGTTGTCAGGCGGAAGTCGGTTCGGCGACCGGAATGGCCGCGGCGGCCATCGTCGAAGCAGCCGGTGGGACGCCGGAACAATCGGCGACGGCGTTTGCGATCGCCTTGAAAAACATGCTCGGTCTCGTCTGTGACCCGGTGGCGGGTCTCGTCGAAGTGCCGTGTGTCAAACGGAACGCCATGGGTGGAGCGAACGCGATTGTCGCGGCCGATATGGCCCTCGCTGGTATCACGTCTCGCATCCCTTGTGACGAGGTCATCTCGGCGATGCATGAGATCGGCCAGATGATGCCGACCGCTTTGAAAGAGACAGCCCGCGGTGGACTTGCCAATACGCCGACGGCCCGCCGTCTCGAACGAAACATCTTTGGAGAGAAAGAAAATGTCGAGAAGTGA
- a CDS encoding DAK2 domain-containing protein yields the protein MGLKRLDGLVFANMVANGAANLSQNADYVDSLNVFPVPDGDTGTNMNLTMTSGAKEVAALNTANIADVSSKFARGLLMGARGNSGVILSQLFRGFGKAIEGKTEVSTVDFAEALKRGVDTAYKAVMKPVEGTILTVAREAADEALRASESTSDFNEFMERVIVEAKASLERTPDLLPVLKEVGVVDSGGQGLLVIYEGFLASLEGKELEKPHAPVMDALIEAEHHAHAAQGFMSTEDIEFGYCTEIMVRFQDAKLKDAPFNEDAFRNELSELGDSLLVVADEELLKVHVHVETPGDVITKGQRYGELVAVKIENMRQQHSTILEEEHGANQHGVQPTAPKAKAPYAIVTVAMGEGVSDLFRSLGAAHVIEGGQTMNPSTEDIVKAIEAANADHVFIFPNNSNIIMAAEQAASVAPCGVSVIPTKTVPQGLAAAIAFNPEADVETNESVMKTAASTVKSGQVTYAVRDTSIDGVEIRKDDHMAIAEKKIVASSASSLEAAKKLVDALVDADDEIITILTGEGSSAEDVEALSAYIESKNDEIEIEVHDGKQPLYSYIFSVE from the coding sequence GTGGGTTTAAAACGTTTAGATGGATTGGTGTTCGCGAACATGGTCGCGAACGGTGCAGCCAACTTGAGCCAGAATGCGGATTATGTAGATTCGCTTAACGTCTTCCCGGTGCCGGATGGCGACACGGGGACGAACATGAATTTGACGATGACATCGGGTGCGAAGGAAGTGGCCGCACTCAACACGGCAAATATCGCTGACGTCTCATCGAAGTTTGCACGTGGTCTCTTGATGGGGGCACGCGGGAACTCCGGTGTTATTTTAAGCCAATTGTTCCGTGGCTTCGGTAAAGCGATCGAAGGAAAGACCGAAGTGTCGACAGTCGATTTCGCTGAGGCATTGAAACGTGGTGTCGACACGGCATACAAGGCGGTTATGAAACCGGTTGAAGGAACGATTTTGACGGTTGCTCGTGAAGCGGCCGACGAAGCGCTCCGTGCTTCAGAGTCGACGAGCGACTTCAACGAGTTCATGGAACGTGTGATCGTGGAAGCGAAAGCTTCACTCGAGCGGACGCCGGACTTATTGCCGGTCTTGAAAGAAGTTGGCGTCGTCGATTCGGGCGGCCAAGGCTTGCTCGTTATTTATGAAGGGTTCCTTGCGAGCCTTGAAGGAAAAGAGCTCGAGAAGCCACATGCACCGGTCATGGATGCGCTCATCGAAGCCGAACATCATGCCCACGCCGCGCAAGGATTCATGTCGACCGAAGACATCGAGTTTGGTTATTGCACGGAAATCATGGTTCGTTTCCAAGACGCGAAGTTGAAGGATGCCCCGTTCAACGAGGATGCGTTCCGCAACGAACTGTCTGAACTCGGGGACTCACTCCTCGTCGTCGCAGATGAAGAGTTGCTTAAAGTTCACGTTCACGTCGAGACGCCAGGCGACGTCATCACGAAAGGACAGCGTTACGGTGAACTCGTCGCTGTCAAAATCGAGAACATGCGTCAACAGCACTCGACCATTTTAGAAGAAGAACACGGCGCGAACCAACATGGCGTCCAACCGACGGCTCCGAAGGCGAAAGCGCCATATGCGATTGTCACGGTCGCGATGGGTGAAGGTGTCAGCGACTTGTTCCGTTCACTCGGTGCGGCTCACGTCATCGAAGGCGGTCAGACGATGAACCCGTCGACGGAAGATATCGTCAAGGCGATTGAAGCGGCCAACGCGGATCATGTCTTCATCTTCCCGAACAACTCGAACATCATCATGGCTGCCGAACAAGCGGCTTCGGTCGCACCTTGCGGCGTCTCGGTCATTCCGACGAAGACGGTGCCACAAGGACTTGCGGCAGCGATCGCGTTCAACCCGGAAGCCGATGTCGAGACGAACGAAAGCGTCATGAAGACGGCGGCTAGTACCGTCAAGTCTGGTCAAGTGACGTATGCGGTTCGTGATACGAGTATCGACGGCGTCGAGATTCGTAAAGACGACCACATGGCGATCGCCGAGAAGAAAATCGTCGCCTCATCGGCCTCGAGCCTCGAAGCGGCGAAGAAATTAGTCGACGCCCTCGTGGATGCCGACGATGAGATCATCACGATCTTGACGGGCGAAGGTTCGTCAGCAGAAGACGTGGAGGCACTCTCGGCGTACATCGAGTCGAAGAACGACGAGATTGAAATCGAGGTTCATGACGGGAAACAACCGCTCTACTCCTACATTTTTAGTGTGGAATAA
- the sdaAB gene encoding L-serine ammonia-lyase, iron-sulfur-dependent subunit beta, whose amino-acid sequence MKYRSVFDIIGPVMVGPSSSHTAGAARIGLMAGKLFGRTPLLAHITFYGSFADTYRGHGTDVAIVGGIMGFDTFDLRIPQALDIAKERGIEVVFETSDALTDHPNTARVRLEDEDGTFEIVGISIGGGTIEITELNGFPLKLSGGGPALVVLHHDRFGAIAAVTGILARHELNIGHMEVSRHEKGKQALMAIEIDDHLSKDVLAEIERLPQIERVAIFGE is encoded by the coding sequence ATGAAATATCGCAGTGTGTTTGATATCATCGGACCGGTCATGGTCGGTCCATCGAGTTCGCATACGGCCGGAGCCGCGCGCATCGGCCTCATGGCTGGGAAGTTGTTCGGGCGAACGCCACTACTCGCACACATCACGTTTTATGGGTCGTTCGCCGATACGTATCGGGGGCACGGTACCGATGTGGCCATCGTCGGTGGGATCATGGGCTTCGATACGTTTGATTTGCGCATCCCGCAAGCGCTCGATATCGCGAAAGAGCGCGGCATCGAGGTCGTCTTTGAGACGAGCGATGCGCTGACGGACCATCCGAACACGGCCCGCGTCCGGCTAGAAGACGAGGACGGTACGTTTGAAATCGTCGGGATTTCAATCGGCGGCGGGACGATTGAGATCACCGAGTTGAACGGATTCCCGCTCAAATTGTCGGGCGGCGGGCCGGCACTCGTCGTCTTGCACCACGATCGCTTCGGGGCGATCGCGGCCGTGACGGGTATTTTGGCCCGGCATGAGTTGAATATTGGGCACATGGAAGTGAGCCGTCATGAGAAAGGCAAGCAAGCGCTCATGGCGATCGAGATTGATGATCATTTGTCAAAAGACGTGTTAGCGGAAATCGAGCGGTTACCTCAAATCGAGCGGGTAGCCATCTTTGGGGAATAA
- the rpe gene encoding ribulose-phosphate 3-epimerase, translated as MIKIAPSILAADFANLEAEVKAVQEAGADYIHFDVMDGQFVPNISIGLPVLASLRKKSDMVLDVHLMIDQPERFVEDFIKAGADIVTVHVEATNHLHRVLQQIKAAGAKCGVVLNPHTPLSSIEHVLGDVDMVLLMTVNPGFGGQAFIESVVPKIATLSEMRQARRLDFEIEIDGGVNAETAKLCIDAGADVLVAGSAIYNEPSYKDAIDSIRHASRV; from the coding sequence ATGATTAAAATTGCACCATCGATTTTAGCGGCGGACTTCGCCAATTTAGAGGCAGAAGTGAAGGCGGTCCAAGAGGCCGGAGCGGATTACATCCATTTTGACGTCATGGACGGTCAATTCGTCCCGAACATCTCGATCGGTCTCCCGGTGTTAGCGAGCTTACGGAAGAAGTCGGACATGGTGTTAGACGTCCATTTGATGATCGACCAGCCCGAACGGTTCGTCGAAGATTTCATCAAGGCCGGGGCGGATATCGTCACGGTTCACGTTGAAGCGACGAATCATTTGCATCGCGTGTTGCAACAAATCAAAGCGGCCGGCGCCAAGTGTGGTGTCGTCTTGAATCCGCATACGCCGCTGTCATCGATTGAACATGTGCTCGGTGACGTCGACATGGTGCTCCTCATGACGGTGAACCCTGGCTTTGGGGGCCAGGCATTCATCGAATCGGTCGTCCCGAAAATCGCGACGCTGAGCGAGATGCGCCAAGCGCGTCGTCTCGACTTTGAAATCGAGATTGACGGCGGTGTCAACGCTGAGACGGCGAAATTATGCATCGACGCTGGAGCTGATGTGCTCGTGGCCGGCTCAGCCATCTATAACGAACCGAGCTATAAAGACGCAATCGATAGCATTCGTCACGCTTCTCGTGTATAA
- a CDS encoding thiamine diphosphokinase has product MRVLIVAASPEPISGLPRDVDYIIGVDGGYETLLNHGLNPDLVVGDFDSFTGEVPIDAVRYPSEKDVTDLEIALEAARGHGATEMLVYGALGGRLDMTLGNIGLLEAYPEMRLFTAGQTARLVGAGRHELPRQANHYLSLIPWKRANVSIRGVKYPLDRHDVVSHEALTISNEWAGESADLIVHEGMVLVLYVKK; this is encoded by the coding sequence ATGCGGGTGTTGATTGTGGCGGCCAGCCCGGAACCAATCTCGGGACTCCCGCGTGACGTCGATTACATCATCGGCGTCGACGGGGGGTACGAGACACTGTTGAACCACGGGCTGAACCCGGATCTCGTCGTCGGCGATTTCGATTCCTTCACGGGCGAAGTGCCGATTGACGCCGTCCGTTACCCATCTGAAAAAGACGTGACCGACCTCGAGATCGCGCTCGAGGCGGCCCGTGGACACGGGGCGACGGAGATGCTCGTGTACGGCGCTCTCGGTGGACGCCTCGACATGACGCTCGGCAATATCGGACTGCTCGAGGCATATCCAGAGATGCGTTTGTTCACGGCCGGGCAAACCGCTCGTCTTGTTGGAGCTGGGCGTCACGAGCTCCCACGTCAAGCCAATCATTATTTGTCGCTCATCCCCTGGAAACGGGCGAACGTGTCAATCCGCGGCGTCAAATATCCGCTCGACCGTCACGATGTCGTCAGCCATGAGGCGCTCACGATCTCGAACGAGTGGGCCGGCGAATCAGCGGATTTGATCGTGCACGAAGGTATGGTCCTCGTGCTGTATGTCAAAAAATGA
- a CDS encoding Asp23/Gls24 family envelope stress response protein: MAIEMKTTYGNIDITNDVVATLAGGAAMECFGVVGMASQAQLKDGIAELLKRENYARGVVVRQDGEDVHIDMHIIVSYGTKVSEVAYNVQSRVKYTLGETLGLNVSSVNIFVQGVRLTND, from the coding sequence ATGGCAATTGAAATGAAGACAACATATGGCAATATTGACATCACGAACGACGTGGTCGCAACACTCGCAGGCGGTGCGGCGATGGAATGTTTCGGCGTTGTGGGAATGGCGTCTCAAGCTCAATTGAAAGACGGGATTGCAGAACTATTGAAGCGTGAAAACTACGCCCGAGGCGTGGTCGTACGTCAAGATGGAGAAGACGTACATATCGACATGCACATCATTGTGAGCTACGGGACGAAAGTGTCGGAAGTCGCATACAACGTGCAAAGCCGTGTAAAATACACGCTCGGTGAAACTTTAGGATTAAACGTTTCGTCGGTAAACATATTCGTACAAGGCGTTCGTCTGACGAATGACTGA